From Hydractinia symbiolongicarpus strain clone_291-10 chromosome 12, HSymV2.1, whole genome shotgun sequence, one genomic window encodes:
- the LOC130622298 gene encoding serine protease 23-like codes for MWLLCVFHCLIIINSIDVHGDRITTELFPSYLDRELWYNTTAKKLTYSIYKHRYSVEEFNVLKFKYDDTTVEEQPSLRRKRRNIFGGDDRYHIKDDFVKKYPFQTAVRLSHGCTGTLVWYQHVLTSAHCVHNRKEFDPPLKELRVGLLKIDGTFEWYGASSVHVPRSWRRKLGMSYLNHDYAIIKLDRPHRRRWMPFGVYDVSMNKHIQLVGFPSDKKDNEMWYSFCTIAQSKKHTFFSYCDATRGMSGSGVYVYNENRKPDRLVVAIFSSYVQFKTKGLQKTFYYDANVATRLTAKKVRRICKWLRAGKNCYRLNPMLSGHMVKFK; via the coding sequence ATGTGGTTACTCTGTGTTTTCCACTGCTTAATAATTATAAACTCGATTGATGTACATGGTGATAGGATTACTACAGAATTGTTTCCGTCTTATTTGGATCGCGAGTTGTGGTATAACACAACAGCTAAAAAGTTGACATACAGTATATATAAACATCGGTATTCTGTTGAAGAATTTAACGTGTTAAAGTTTAAGTATGATGACACTACTGTCGAAGAACAGCCATCGTTGCGGCGGAAACGTCGGAATATTTTTGGTGGCGACGACAGATATCATATTAAAGACGATTTCGTCAAGAAATATCCTTTTCAAACTGCCGTACGACTTAGCCATGGTTGCACCGGAACTTTAGTGTGGTATCAACATGTGTTGACATCGGCACATTGCGTTCACAATCGGAAGGAATTCGATCCGCCGTTAAAAGAATTACGCGTCGGTTTACTGAAAATTGACGGTACGTTCGAATGGTACGGAGCGAGTAGTGTGCACGTTCCACGTTCTTGGAGAAGAAAATTAGGAATGTCGTATTTAAATCACGATTATGCGATCATAAAGCTTGACCGCCCTCATCGACGTCGCTGGATGCCGTTTGGTGTATATGACGTCTCCATGAACAAACACATACAACTTGTCGGCTTTCCTTCCGACAAAAAAGATAACGAGATGTGGTATTCGTTTTGTACTATTGCGCAATCCAAAAAACACACGTTTTTTAGTTATTGCGACGCTACTCGTGGTATGTCTGGCTCGGGCGTGTATGTATACAACGAAAACAGAAAACCAGATCGCCTAGTTGTCGCTATCTTTTCTTCGTATGTCCAATTTAAAACTAAAGGCCTGCAAAAGACTTTTTATTACGACGCTAATGTTGCAACACGCCTTACCGCTAAAAAAGTGCGCCGGATTTGTAAGTGGCTAAGAGCCGGAAAAAACTGTTACCGGTTAAACCCGATGCTCAGCGGACATATGGTGAAATTTAAATAA